From a single Hymenobacter sp. YIM 151500-1 genomic region:
- the uvrA gene encoding excinuclease ABC subunit UvrA produces MADKSALQVAAPAADPIDQLDPREFILIKNARVHNLKNLSVALPRNKFIVVTGLSGSGKSSLAFDTLYAEGQRMYVESLSSYARQFLGRMDKPDVDYIRGISPAIAIEQKVSIKNNRSTVGTSTEIYDYLKLLFARVGRTYSPVSGEQVRKDTVADVVDFLFGLPEGTRAMVLAPLLPSEEGRPMSKELDLLLQKGYSRVVVNGQTAFIEELLAEGQPEVEGEVFIMIDRAVVQPGDEDLMFRLSDSVQTAFFEGHGVLSSRYEVVGNKTDSDETNPTTHYPLPTTTKTFSDRFELDGLVFEEPSVNFFSFNNPYGACQTCEGFGSVLGIDEDLVIPDKSLTVYEGAIAPWRTDKQSEWLKPLLKNGIRFDFPIHRPYNELTEAERTLLWKGNKYFEGLDAYFQWVSTQTHKIQYRVLQSRYRGRTTCPDCRGTRLRKDAQYVKIQGQSITDLVLLPVSRALEFFENLSLDEHETKVADRLVTEITNRLGYLNRVGLGYLTLNRLSSTLSGGESQRISLATSLGSALVGSMYILDEPSIGLHPKDAEQLIGVLRSLQQLGNTVIVVEHEEKMMEEADQIIDIGPEAGSGGGTLRFQGTYDEILRDNEGYTGRYLSGQLAVPVPRVRRPWRNALELTGARENNLKNVSVKFPLSVMTVVTGVSGSGKSTLIRRILAPALLKQLGGGAGEATGKFDRLTGVNGQVTHVEFVDQNPIGKSSRSNPVTYVKAYDAIRSLFADQALAKARGFKPSHFSFNIEGGRCEVCQGEGQVKIEMQFMADIFLTCEACEGRKFKQDILDVKYQDKAINEVLDLTIEDSITFFKDQPKIVERLKPLDDVGLGYIRLGQSANTLSGGEAQRVKLASFLTKGATLQQDKILFIFDEPSTGLHFHDINKLMTALNALVEQGNSVLIIEHNMDIIKCADWIIDLGPEGGTGGGHLLFEGTPEDMVKLKDTNHTARFLAEKL; encoded by the coding sequence ATGGCCGACAAATCCGCTTTGCAAGTGGCTGCTCCGGCAGCCGACCCGATTGACCAGCTCGACCCGCGCGAGTTCATCCTCATCAAAAACGCGCGCGTCCATAACCTCAAAAACCTGAGCGTGGCGCTGCCGCGCAACAAGTTCATCGTTGTCACGGGCTTATCGGGCTCGGGCAAGTCGAGTTTGGCGTTTGATACGCTGTATGCTGAGGGGCAGCGCATGTACGTAGAAAGCCTCAGCTCCTACGCCCGGCAGTTTCTGGGCCGCATGGACAAGCCCGACGTGGACTACATCCGCGGCATTTCGCCGGCCATTGCCATCGAACAGAAGGTGAGCATCAAAAACAACCGCTCCACCGTCGGCACCAGCACCGAAATCTACGATTACCTCAAGCTGCTGTTTGCGCGGGTGGGCCGCACCTACTCGCCCGTGAGCGGGGAGCAGGTGCGCAAAGACACCGTGGCCGACGTGGTGGACTTCCTGTTTGGCCTGCCCGAAGGCACCCGCGCCATGGTGCTGGCCCCGCTGCTGCCCTCCGAAGAAGGCCGCCCCATGAGCAAGGAGCTGGACTTGCTGCTCCAGAAAGGCTACAGCCGCGTGGTGGTGAACGGCCAGACGGCCTTTATCGAGGAGCTACTGGCCGAGGGCCAGCCCGAAGTGGAAGGGGAAGTGTTCATCATGATTGACCGGGCCGTCGTCCAGCCCGGTGACGAAGACCTGATGTTCCGGCTGTCGGACTCGGTGCAGACGGCGTTTTTCGAGGGCCACGGAGTATTGAGTAGTAGGTATGAGGTAGTTGGTAATAAGACAGATAGTGACGAAACCAATCCAACTACCCACTACCCACTACCCACTACCACCAAAACCTTCTCCGACCGGTTTGAGCTGGACGGGCTGGTGTTTGAGGAGCCGAGCGTCAACTTTTTTTCCTTCAACAACCCCTACGGCGCCTGCCAGACTTGTGAAGGGTTCGGGTCGGTGCTGGGCATTGACGAGGACCTGGTGATACCGGACAAAAGCCTGACCGTGTACGAGGGCGCCATTGCTCCCTGGCGCACCGACAAGCAGAGCGAGTGGCTGAAGCCCCTGCTGAAAAACGGCATCCGGTTCGACTTCCCCATTCACCGCCCCTACAACGAGCTGACCGAGGCCGAGCGCACCTTGCTCTGGAAGGGCAACAAGTACTTCGAGGGCCTCGACGCTTACTTTCAGTGGGTTTCGACCCAGACCCACAAAATCCAGTACCGGGTGCTGCAAAGCCGCTACCGGGGCCGCACCACCTGCCCCGACTGTCGCGGCACCCGCCTGCGCAAAGACGCTCAGTACGTCAAAATCCAGGGCCAGAGCATCACCGACCTGGTGCTGCTGCCGGTGAGCCGGGCCCTGGAGTTCTTCGAGAACCTGAGCCTGGACGAGCACGAAACCAAGGTCGCGGACCGCCTGGTGACGGAAATCACCAACCGCCTCGGCTACCTCAACCGCGTGGGCCTGGGCTACCTCACGCTCAACCGCCTGAGCAGCACGCTTTCGGGTGGCGAAAGTCAGCGTATTTCGTTGGCTACCTCGCTGGGGTCGGCACTGGTGGGCTCCATGTACATCCTGGACGAGCCCAGCATTGGCCTGCACCCCAAAGACGCCGAGCAGCTGATTGGGGTGCTGCGCTCCTTGCAGCAGCTTGGCAACACGGTGATAGTGGTGGAGCACGAGGAGAAGATGATGGAGGAAGCCGACCAGATCATCGACATCGGGCCCGAAGCCGGCAGTGGGGGCGGCACGCTGCGCTTCCAGGGCACCTACGACGAGATTTTGCGCGACAACGAGGGCTACACTGGCCGCTACCTGAGCGGGCAGCTGGCGGTGCCCGTGCCGCGGGTGCGCCGCCCCTGGCGCAACGCCCTGGAGCTAACCGGTGCCCGCGAAAACAACCTCAAAAACGTGTCGGTGAAGTTTCCGTTGAGCGTGATGACGGTGGTAACGGGCGTGTCGGGCTCGGGCAAAAGCACGCTGATTCGCCGCATTCTGGCCCCGGCCCTGCTCAAGCAGCTTGGGGGCGGGGCCGGCGAGGCTACCGGCAAGTTTGACCGGCTGACCGGCGTAAACGGGCAGGTGACCCACGTGGAGTTCGTCGACCAAAACCCCATCGGCAAGAGCAGCCGCTCCAACCCCGTGACCTACGTGAAGGCCTACGACGCCATCCGCAGCCTGTTTGCCGACCAAGCCCTGGCCAAAGCCCGTGGCTTCAAGCCCTCGCACTTTAGCTTCAACATCGAAGGCGGGCGCTGTGAAGTGTGCCAGGGCGAGGGCCAGGTGAAGATTGAAATGCAGTTCATGGCCGACATCTTCCTGACCTGCGAGGCCTGCGAGGGCCGCAAGTTCAAGCAGGACATCCTGGACGTGAAGTACCAGGACAAGGCCATCAACGAGGTGCTCGACCTGACCATCGAGGACAGCATCACCTTCTTCAAAGACCAGCCGAAAATCGTGGAGCGCCTCAAGCCGCTGGATGATGTGGGGCTGGGCTACATCCGGCTGGGGCAGTCGGCCAACACGCTGTCGGGCGGCGAGGCCCAGCGCGTGAAGCTGGCCTCGTTCCTGACCAAAGGCGCCACGCTCCAGCAGGATAAGATTCTGTTTATCTTCGACGAGCCCAGCACCGGCCTGCACTTCCACGACATCAACAAGCTGATGACGGCCCTGAACGCGCTGGTGGAGCAAGGCAACTCGGTGCTCATCATCGAGCATAACATGGACATCATCAAGTGCGCCGACTGGATCATCGACCTTGGCCCCGAAGGCGGCACGGGCGGCGGCCACCTGCTGTTTGAAGGCACCCCCGAGGACATGGTAAAGCTCAAGGACACCAACCACACCGCTCGGTTCTTGGCCGAGAAGCTATAA
- a CDS encoding DUF2281 domain-containing protein: MITDEQKKEVIAAIEQLQDKEALQKIAQAVKELTAPKQRAPLGFARGNGIWMADDFDEPLEDFADYM; the protein is encoded by the coding sequence ATGATTACCGACGAGCAGAAAAAGGAAGTTATAGCGGCCATTGAGCAGCTACAGGATAAAGAGGCCTTGCAGAAAATTGCGCAAGCGGTTAAAGAGCTAACGGCCCCCAAACAGCGGGCCCCGTTGGGTTTCGCGCGAGGAAATGGCATCTGGATGGCCGATGATTTTGATGAGCCATTAGAGGACTTTGCAGATTATATGTAA
- a CDS encoding homing endonuclease associated repeat-containing protein — protein MEYKLNNFHYNVPEQDLLDDIKRVAAKLNKMALTSREYDEVGKYNSGTIHRRLGSWNKALEKAGLEAALSLNIPDKDLFENIERVWISLGRQPTHREMKPPLSKFSTYPYGRRFGTFRKGLIAFVEFIKSNDDNNLAMQNVESEKIPSEIIQDNEPVYRHKTKRLPSERLKVQVLMRDGNKCRLCGITVTGENIHFDHIHPWSKGGETVLENIQVLCETHNLAKGNLTYDS, from the coding sequence ATGGAATATAAATTAAACAACTTTCACTACAACGTTCCTGAGCAGGACTTATTAGATGACATTAAAAGAGTTGCTGCTAAACTTAATAAGATGGCCCTAACTTCAAGAGAATATGACGAGGTAGGCAAATATAATTCGGGGACAATACACAGAAGATTGGGATCTTGGAATAAAGCACTTGAAAAAGCTGGATTAGAAGCGGCATTAAGTTTAAATATTCCTGACAAAGATTTATTTGAGAATATTGAAAGGGTGTGGATAAGCCTTGGTCGACAACCGACTCACAGGGAAATGAAGCCGCCGCTTTCCAAATTTTCTACCTATCCTTATGGAAGACGTTTTGGCACTTTTAGGAAAGGGCTTATAGCATTTGTTGAATTCATTAAATCAAATGATGACAATAACCTAGCAATGCAAAATGTTGAATCCGAAAAAATTCCTTCAGAGATAATTCAAGATAACGAGCCAGTTTATAGACATAAAACAAAGCGACTTCCGAGTGAAAGACTAAAAGTTCAAGTACTAATGCGTGACGGAAATAAATGCAGACTTTGCGGCATTACTGTGACAGGTGAAAATATTCACTTTGACCATATCCACCCTTGGTCAAAAGGTGGCGAGACAGTTTTAGAAAATATACAAGTACTTTGTGAAACACACAATCTTGCAAAAGGAAATTTGACTTATGATTCATAG